The proteins below come from a single Papaver somniferum cultivar HN1 chromosome 11, ASM357369v1, whole genome shotgun sequence genomic window:
- the LOC113325367 gene encoding ORM1-like protein 2, whose product MGKLYVETVPPPDLNKNTEWFMYPGVWTTYILIVFFAWLMVLSVFGCNPGMAWTIVNLAHFVITYQFFHWKKGTPFAEDQGIYNGLTWWEQIDNGKQLTRNRKFLTCVPVVLYLIASHTTDYQNPMLFLNTLAVFVLVVAKFPNMHKVRIFGINAEQ is encoded by the exons atggggaAATTATATGTAGAAACAGTACCACCACCAGATCTAAACAAGAACACAGAATGGTTTATGTATCCAGGTGTATGGACAACATACATCTTGATTGTCTTCTTCGCATGGCTTATGGTTTTATCTGTTTTTGGTTGTAATCCTGGCATGGCTTGGACTATTGTGAATCTCGCCCATTTCGTG ATAACATATCAGTTCTTCCACTGGAAGAAGGGAACACCATTTGCTGAAGATCAAGGTATCTATAATGGATTGACTTGGTGGGAGCAGATTGATAATGGCAAGCAGCTTACGCGTAATAGAAAGTTTCTCACTTGTGTACCTGTCGTCTT GTATTTGATAGCATCGCACACGACTGACTATCAAAATCCAATGCTCTTCCTCAACACTTTGGCGGTGTTTGTGTTGGTTGTTGCCAAATTCCCGAACATGCACAAAGTCCGCATCTTTGGAATCAACGCAGAACAGTGA